The genomic stretch tcatggtgaattttgaggtggaagtttggaaatttcaacatgttgaaattttttctaagcgtcaagtcatatatctcaatattccaccttgcttaacttttgatgtgagcttcaaatgagaaacgtgtctttatcaaagttgtagatatttcaaagaccttcaaaatggtcacaaatttcatgtcatttggatttataatgatagagttatgcatttttgaagtttggaaaaatcacttgttcaatggtataggtcaaaaatgacctataatgtatcctcatatcacatgctcataaaagttgaattatctctcactccacacataaaagttgaagtagacatctttaatttgattatgcaacttggaaatctttcatcttataaaaaatgagcaagttatggccttggggAGTTGACTTTCAAtttagggtttagacaaaatgacctataatgtttcaacatagaaaatgattttccaagcaaaaatagatctaggtatcaacatgaaagttgtttgtaatgtcatttagagtaatgtttctcttggaataagtttcatatggtgaaaattgtaggagatagggtcttgggaggcccaattttgattagatgaattcatctggccaaccaccatcaaccaacttgctaaccttaaattctattgactttttaggctcatggtagacaatatatgcataagatgatgaatttgaattgtcccttgagaaatttgagCAATTGGCGAGATAGCTTGTTGGCAAAGTTACTaaagatacccagtcaaactagggtttccaaggcaaatcacctccaaactcttgaaggaAATTTGATCAATATGgcatgtagagatcattgggactcatatatgatgcttagaaatattgtggatcaatctttggttgtgctcttaagaatgagggtctcaaaccctatatatgaacttgataaattttgatgatcatgccctacctacaaaagagttaggcaaatacaaggacatatttttggtattttggttagtaaaaatgacaatatacaagtatgatacaatcacatggtgcttggtgatctctcccaaaacaaacccaatgagagaggggtaaggagtATGCCAAGctatgatcccaatgttaatgcatatgatgaagttgcatgaaggatcttagggtcaaaattggggtcttacatcaGCCTTCCTTTCTTCATATCTATGATGGCTCCGACTGTGGCTAAAAAGGGTCTTCCTAGAATAATAGGGACGTGGGAATCCTCCTTTATATCCATTATCACAAAGTCGATAGGAATATAGAATTGTCCTATTCTAACGGGAACGTTCTCTAGCATACCTACAGGAAATTTAGCGGAGCGGTCAGCTAGTTGGTGGGACATCTTtgttggtcttaattctcccaaATTGAGTTTTTTGCATGTGGATAAGGGCATTAAACTAACACTGGCTCCTAAATAACATATAGCTTTGTCTATGATAAACTTTCCAATTATGCATGGTATGGAAAAACTACCAAGGTCTTTCAGTTTAGGAGGCATGTTGTTTTGAATGATAGCGCTACATTCTGCAGTAAGCATAATTGTTTCATCATCCTCAAGCTTTTTCTTGCTGGATAGAATCTCTTTAAGG from Lathyrus oleraceus cultivar Zhongwan6 chromosome 7, CAAS_Psat_ZW6_1.0, whole genome shotgun sequence encodes the following:
- the LOC127103296 gene encoding uncharacterized protein LOC127103296 — protein: MPSYAKFLKEILSSKKKLEDDETIMLTAECSAIIQNNMPPKLKDLGSFSIPCIIGKFIIDKAICYLGASVSLMPLSTCKKLNLGELRPTKMSHQLADRSAKFPVGMLENVPVRIGQFYIPIDFVIMDIKEDSHVPIILGRPFLATVGAIIDMKKGRLM